The following nucleotide sequence is from Mesorhizobium sp. J8.
ATGGCGATCTTGAGCCGGTTCATCGTCTTGTCCTTGCCTGATCCCAAGCCGGTCGGGCCGGGTTCTGGCCTATGCGATATTTTTACCAAGCGCCTTAGTCGGTCTTGCGCTCCGCGTCTAGCAGGATTATGTGCATGATGATAATAAGCATGCTCACGAAAGTTTGTCCGCCGACTCCGAAGTCCTCCAATGTCCACCTCGCCGAATATCAGCTTCGTGCTGCACGATGTCGCGCGCCTGCTCAGGAAGCGTTTCGAGCAGCGGTCGCGCGCCTTCGGGCTGACCCGCGCGCAGTGGCAGGTGCTGGCCTATCTTTCGGCGCATGAGGGCGTCCACCAGAACAAGCTGGCCGACCTCATCGAGATCATGCCGATCACGCTCGCAAGGTTGCTCGACAAGATGGAGGCGGGCGGCTTCATCGAGCGCCGGCCCGACCCGGCCGACCGCCGGGCTTGGCTTATCTATCTGACCCCGAACGCGCATCCGCTGATCGAAGTGATGCGCGGCAGCGGCCGCAAGACGCGTGACGAGGCCTTTGCCGGTCTGTCCGCGGATGCGCAGCAGCAGCTGCTGCAAACCCTTTGCCTGATCAAGTCCAATCTGCTCGAGGCCTGCGCCCAGCCGGCCGTCGACCGGGAGAAAGTCCATGTCTGAAGGAACCTCACCCAGAAAGCCCGCCGACGAAGACATTGTCGGCGAAAGAGCAAGCGACCAGGTCATTCGCCTGGACAGCCAGCGCGAGCAAAGGCGCGGCAATCCGCCCGTTGTCGAAGACGATGAGCTGGAAGCGCCCGTGGCGCCGGAACCGGCGACGCTCGAGGCGCCATCGGCCCAGCCGAAACCGGCGGCCGTCACTGTGGCTCCACCAGCTCCGGCCAAGCCGCGCCGCAGCCTGATGCGGCCGATCCTGTTCGCGCTGCTGCCCGTCGCGCTGGTGGCCGGCGGCTACTACTACGTCATCGGCGGCCAGATCATGACCACCGACAACGCCTATATCCAGGCACAGTCGCTCGGGGTTTCCACCGATGTCTCCGGCACCGTGCAGGAGATCGACGTGCACGACAACCAGGCGGTGAAGAAGGGCGACGTGCTCTTCCGCCTGCGGCCTGCCTCCTTCGAAACCGCGCTTGCGGGCGCCAAGGCGCAGCTCGGCACGGTGCGCAACCAGGTGCTGACGCTACAGGCGAGCTACCAGCAGTCGCTGGCGTCGATCGACCAGGCCGAAGCTGACATTCCCTATTACGAATCGGCCTTCCAGCGTCAGCAGGATCTGCTCAAAACCTCGACCGCCTCCAAGGCGACCTTCGACAGCGCCCAACACGACCTGATAGCAGCCCGCCAGAAGGTGACCGTCGCCAAGGCGCAGGCGCAGGCGATGCTTGCCCAGCTCGGCGGCGATGCCAGCCAGCCGGTCGAGCAGAACCCGTTCTACCTGCAGGCCCAGTCGGCGGTGGACGACGCGCAGCGCAACCTCAACGACTCCGTCGTCAAGGCGCCGTTCGACGGCATCGTCACCAATGTCGACGCGCTGCAGGTCGGCAAGTACCTGCCGGCCTCGCAGCCGGCCTTCAGCCTTGTGTCGTCGACCGACATCTGGATCGCCGCCGAGCCCAAGGAAACCGAGCTCACCTATGTGCGTCCCGGCCAGAAGGCGACGATCAGCATCGACGCCTATCCGGGCGAGGTCTGGCACGGCACGGTCGGCTCGATCAGCCCGGCCTCGTCGTCCAGCTTCTCGCTGCTGCCGGCGCAGAACACCTCAGGCAACTGGGTCAAGGTCGTGCAGCGCATCCCGATGCGCGTGACGATCGACGATCCGGACGGCAAGCCGCCGCTGCGCGGCGGCATGAGCGCGGTCGTCAGCATCGACACCGGCCATGCCCGCGGCCTGCCCGATTTCGTCACCGACCTCCTCAAGCGTTTCGGACAAAAGTCATGACAACGGCTTCCGCGACAGGCGCGCCCGTGGTCGCCAATCGCGGCGCCATCACCGCTTGCGTGATCCTGGCGGTCATCATGCAGGCGCTGGACACCACCATCGCCAATGTGGCGCTGCCCTATATCCAGGGCAGCGTCTCGGCGAGCGCCGACCAGATCAACTGGGTGCTCACCTCCTACATCGTCGCCGCGGCGGTGATGACACCCCCGTCCGGCTATCTCGCCAACCGCTTTGGCCGCAAGCGCATCCTTCTGGTGGCGATCACCGGCTTCGTGGTCGCCTCGGTGCTGTGCGGCTTCGCGCAGTCGCTGCCGCAGATCGTCGGCTTCCGCTTGCTGCAGGGGCTGTTCGGCGCGGCGCTCGTACCGCTGTCGCAGTCGATCCTGCTCGACATCTACAGCGTCGAGGAGCGCGGCTCGGCCATGGCGCTGTTCGGCGTCTCGGTCATGGTCGGCCCGGTGCTCGGCCCGGTCATCGGCGGTTGGCTGACCGAGAACGTCTCCTGGCGCTGGGTTTTCTACATCAACGTGCCGATCGGCGCGCTGGCCTTTATCGGCGTCTCCATGTTCGTCCAGGAAACCAAGCTCGACCTCAAGGCCAGGCTCGACTGGCTGGGCTTCGGCATGCTCAGCGTCGCCATCGCCTCGCTGCAGATGTTCCTCGACCGCGGCGAGCAGCTCAACTGGTTCTCCTCGGCCGAGATCATCGTCGAGGCGCTGGTCTGCGCGTCGGCCTTCTACATCTTCATCGTCCATACCTTCACGGCGCGCGACACCTTCGTGAACCCGCGGCTGTTCCTCGACCGCAATTTCTCCGTCGGCATGATCTTCATCTTCATCATCGGCATCACCTATCTCGCCTCGCTGGCGCTGATGACGCCCTATCTGCAGACGCTGATGGGCTATCCGGTGGTGACTGCCGGCATCGTCATGGGGCCGCGCGGCCTCGGCACCATGGCCTGCATGTTCGTGGTCGGCCGGCTCGTCGGCAAGGTCGACACGCGCTGGCTGCTTTTCATCGGCCTCGCCATCACCGCCTGGGCGATGTACGACATGACCGGCTGGACGCCGGACGTCTCGCAATGGACGATCATCAGCACCGGCTTCATCCAGGGCGCCGGCCTGGGCTTCCTGTTCGTGCCGCTCACCACCATCACCTTCGCCACGCTGGCGCCGGAGCGGCGCGCGGAAGGCACCGGCCTCTACAATCTGTCGCGCAACATCGGCTCCAGCGTCGGCATCTCGGTGGTCACCGCGCTGTTGACGCAGAACCAGCAGATCAACCATGCCAACATCGCCACCTATGTGACGCCCTACAATCCGGCCTTCAGCGACCCCGCGATCTCCCAGGCGCTGAGCCCTTACACCGCAGCCGGCCGCGCCGCGCTGGACGGCCTGGTCACGCTGCAGGCGACGATCATCTCCTATGTCGACGACTTCAAGCTGATGATGATCCTGTCGCTTGCCGCCATCCCGCTGGTGCTTCTGCTGCGCAAGCCCGGCACGCCGGCCAAGATCGACCACAGCGCCGTCATGGAGTGAAAGGACCGGAATCCCGCCACCTGCGGGACCCCGGCCTGCCGGACGACCTCCCAAACACCGGCGTCGCCGCGCCGGAAGCCGTCCGGCCATTTTTGGGGAGGACCGAAATCATACGAAGCCGGGCGGCGCGGAGTTTCAGGAACTCTGAATAATTCCCGAAAATCATTCTCGCCCAGTGCATCTAGGGCAATCACGTATGGGTTTATCGGCGAAGGGGAACGCAACGTCGTCATCCTCGGGCTTGACCCGAGGATCCATTCCCGTGACCCTTGCCGCGGAGTGTGACGGTGCAGAATTCTGTAACCGTTGCAACGCCTTAGCGTGCCGGTATGAATCCAGGGCCCGCGCGCGCCGCTCCGGGGTGTAAGCCACGGCCAATCGCGAAGGTTGGCGCTGTCCCGTTGGCATCTCCAACGAAAAACCCCGGCCAATGAAGGCCGGGTTTTGATATGTAACGTAGGATCCGGCTATTCCGCCGGCGATGGTTTCTTGCGGAACATCGCCGCGAGATTGTCCCACAATTCGATCTTGGCGCCCTGGCGCTTCATGATGACGCCCTGCTGGAGGATCGACAGCGTGTTGTTCCAGGCCCAGTAGATGACGAGGCCGGCCGGAAAGGAGCCCATCATGAAGGTGAAGATCACCGGCATCCAGGTGAAGATCGCCGCCTGCGTCGGGTCCGGCGGCGCCGGGTTCATGCGCATCTGCAGGAACATGGTGATGCCCATCACCACCGCCCAGGCGCCCA
It contains:
- a CDS encoding MarR family winged helix-turn-helix transcriptional regulator, translated to MSTSPNISFVLHDVARLLRKRFEQRSRAFGLTRAQWQVLAYLSAHEGVHQNKLADLIEIMPITLARLLDKMEAGGFIERRPDPADRRAWLIYLTPNAHPLIEVMRGSGRKTRDEAFAGLSADAQQQLLQTLCLIKSNLLEACAQPAVDREKVHV
- a CDS encoding DHA2 family efflux MFS transporter permease subunit, giving the protein MTTASATGAPVVANRGAITACVILAVIMQALDTTIANVALPYIQGSVSASADQINWVLTSYIVAAAVMTPPSGYLANRFGRKRILLVAITGFVVASVLCGFAQSLPQIVGFRLLQGLFGAALVPLSQSILLDIYSVEERGSAMALFGVSVMVGPVLGPVIGGWLTENVSWRWVFYINVPIGALAFIGVSMFVQETKLDLKARLDWLGFGMLSVAIASLQMFLDRGEQLNWFSSAEIIVEALVCASAFYIFIVHTFTARDTFVNPRLFLDRNFSVGMIFIFIIGITYLASLALMTPYLQTLMGYPVVTAGIVMGPRGLGTMACMFVVGRLVGKVDTRWLLFIGLAITAWAMYDMTGWTPDVSQWTIISTGFIQGAGLGFLFVPLTTITFATLAPERRAEGTGLYNLSRNIGSSVGISVVTALLTQNQQINHANIATYVTPYNPAFSDPAISQALSPYTAAGRAALDGLVTLQATIISYVDDFKLMMILSLAAIPLVLLLRKPGTPAKIDHSAVME
- a CDS encoding HlyD family secretion protein, with amino-acid sequence MSEGTSPRKPADEDIVGERASDQVIRLDSQREQRRGNPPVVEDDELEAPVAPEPATLEAPSAQPKPAAVTVAPPAPAKPRRSLMRPILFALLPVALVAGGYYYVIGGQIMTTDNAYIQAQSLGVSTDVSGTVQEIDVHDNQAVKKGDVLFRLRPASFETALAGAKAQLGTVRNQVLTLQASYQQSLASIDQAEADIPYYESAFQRQQDLLKTSTASKATFDSAQHDLIAARQKVTVAKAQAQAMLAQLGGDASQPVEQNPFYLQAQSAVDDAQRNLNDSVVKAPFDGIVTNVDALQVGKYLPASQPAFSLVSSTDIWIAAEPKETELTYVRPGQKATISIDAYPGEVWHGTVGSISPASSSSFSLLPAQNTSGNWVKVVQRIPMRVTIDDPDGKPPLRGGMSAVVSIDTGHARGLPDFVTDLLKRFGQKS